In one window of Mycteria americana isolate JAX WOST 10 ecotype Jacksonville Zoo and Gardens chromosome 24, USCA_MyAme_1.0, whole genome shotgun sequence DNA:
- the ADAMTSL5 gene encoding ADAMTS-like protein 5: MAGWGCRGGSVPRGGPHDAGHPRPWRLLLLAWLSLGSAQGPVLGTLARVPEPPAPARPRRQPARGAWGPWGPWSSCSSSCGDGVALRTRRCLRSAEEEPCTGDPRQYRLCQLQGCPGGSVPFRAMQCSLYDNKPVLGTPARYRWVPFHGAPNVCDLNCLAVGHNFYYTFGRVLDGTRCGPGSPDLCISGRCLSVGCDGILGSGTRPDACGQCGGGHDTCLFVHRLFQGVDPSSGYFGYMNVTKIPAGATHIKVTDKSRNYLALMTSDGRYVLNGDWSIAWPGPYEAAGTRLRYARAPDGTESLEAAGPTNEDLHVMVLLQEPNPGIEYEFWLPRRHPEPGRGDASPLRQPQPRGAGSPPPQEPPVTPAPAPPPQPGGSATEPLPRSPPGRSGAGAAAGRCGRCHPAKGRSQRIWHFCQSDFVFQGRILARRLLGQETRYEVEVKMPYRHRFPLVAREYVWVPNTCGCPPLQEGGEYLLMARRHVNYERTLNRILLQDDGYARPWTPREDRLVREAARHCPQPRPP, encoded by the exons ATGGCCGGGTGGGGCTGTCGGGGCGGCTCGGTCCCCCGTGGGGGACCCCACGATGCCGG GCACCCGCGGCCGTggcggctgctgctcctggcctgGCTCAGCCTCGGCTCCGCGCAG GGTCCGGTCCTGGGGACGCTGGCGCGGGTccccgagcccccagcccctgctcggccccgccggcagccggcccGGGGTGCCTGGGGGCCCTGGGGACCCTggagctcctgctccagctcctgcggGGACGGCGTTGCCCTCCGCACCCGGAGGTGCCTGCG GTCTGCCGAGGAGGAGCCGTGCACGGGCGACCCACGGCAGTACCGGCTCTGCCAGCTCCAG GGCTGCCCCGGCGGCTCGGTGCCCTTCCGTGCCATGCAGTGCTCCCTCTACGACAACAAGCCTGTCCTGGGCACGCCGGCCCGGTACCGCTGGGTGCCCTTCCACGGAG cccccAACGTCTGCGACCTCAACTGCCTGGCTGTGGGGCACAACTTCTACTACACCTTCGGCCGGGTGCTGGACGGCACCCGCTGCGGCCCCGGCTCCCCAGACCTCTGCATCAGCGGGCGCTGCCTG AGCGTGGGCTGCGACGGGATCCTGGGCTCGGGCACGCGGCCTGACGCCTGCGGCCAGTGCGGTGGCGGCCACGACACGTGTCTCTTCGTGCACCGGCTCTTCCAGGGCGTGGACCCCTCCTCCG gttatTTTGGGTACATGAACGTGACCAAGATCCCGGCTGGGGCCACCCACATCAAGGTGACGGACAAGAGCCGCAACTACCTCG ccctgatgACGAGCGATGGGCGCTACGTGCTCAACGGGGACTGGTCCATCGCCTGGCCGGGGCCGTACGAGGCAGCCGGCACCCGGTTGCGCTATGCCCGGGCCCCTGATGGCACCGAGAGCCTGGAGGCGGCCGGGCCCACCAACGAGGACCTGCACGTGATG gtcctgctgcaggagcccaaCCCTGGCATCGAGTACGAGTTCTGGCTGCCGCGCCGGCACCCCGAGCCTGGCCGTGGTGACGCCAGCCCCctgcggcagccccagccccggggggccggcagccccccgccccaggagCCCCCGGTTACCCCGGCCCCCGCGCCACCGCCCCAGCCCGGGGGCTCTGCCACCGAGCCGCTACCGAGAAGCCCCCctggccggagcggggccggggctgctgcag GGAGATGCGGGAGGTGCCACCCGGCCAAGGGACGCTCTCAGCGCATCTGGCACTTCTGCCAGAGCGACTTCG TCTTCCAGGGCCGGATCCTGGCACGGCGCTTGCTGGGGCAGGAGACGCGCTACGAGGTGGAGGTGAAAATGCCGTATCGGCACCGCTTCCCGCTGGTGGCCCGGGAGTACGTGTGGGTGCCCAACACCTGCGGCTGCCCCCCGCTCCAGGAGGGCGGCGAGTACCTGCTCATGGCACGGCGGCACGTCAACTACGAGCGCACGCTCAACCGCATCCTGCTGCAGGACGACGGCTACGCCCGGCCATGGACGCCCCGCGAGGACCGGCTGGTGCGGGAGGCAGCCCGGCactgcccgcagccccggccgccctga